One segment of Shewanella piezotolerans WP3 DNA contains the following:
- a CDS encoding calcium/sodium antiporter has protein sequence MLFNIFLLVAGLGALVWSADKFVYGAAAFARNLGLPPMLIGLTIVAMGSSAPEMFVAATASMEGMTDTAIGNVLGSNIANVTLILGITALLGAISVSSQTLRREIPLMLAATAIVGYFLHDGFLTRIEGVSLMVLFFALMGYLIWHALTNKNRDALAIDAESEIPADVPTKKAIFWLIIGMVLLPLSADWMVQGAVGIAKAYHLSDLVIGLTIIAVGTSLPELAACVAGVLKKEDDLAIGNIVGSNLFNILAVLALPGLIAPGEVDAAASTRDFYMVLATSSALAILILLTGRARQLKPWHGIVLLITFVAYQALLFLS, from the coding sequence ATGTTATTTAATATATTTTTGCTAGTGGCTGGCTTAGGTGCTTTAGTCTGGAGTGCAGATAAGTTTGTCTATGGTGCAGCAGCCTTTGCACGTAACTTAGGTCTTCCGCCAATGTTGATCGGCTTAACCATCGTCGCGATGGGTAGCTCTGCCCCTGAAATGTTTGTTGCAGCGACAGCCTCAATGGAAGGAATGACAGATACTGCGATTGGTAATGTACTTGGCTCAAATATTGCGAATGTCACTCTTATCTTAGGTATTACAGCACTACTTGGTGCTATTTCTGTCAGCTCGCAAACCCTAAGGCGTGAAATACCTTTGATGCTAGCCGCGACGGCGATTGTGGGTTACTTTTTACATGACGGTTTTCTAACTCGCATCGAAGGTGTGTCTTTAATGGTGCTGTTTTTCGCATTGATGGGATACCTTATCTGGCACGCACTGACCAATAAAAATCGCGATGCGTTGGCAATAGATGCTGAGAGTGAGATCCCAGCAGACGTCCCGACTAAGAAAGCGATTTTTTGGCTTATCATTGGGATGGTGTTATTACCATTGTCTGCAGATTGGATGGTTCAAGGGGCTGTCGGGATTGCCAAGGCATATCACCTTTCAGATCTCGTTATCGGACTCACCATCATTGCAGTAGGCACAAGCTTACCAGAGCTGGCAGCTTGTGTAGCCGGCGTTCTGAAAAAAGAAGATGACTTAGCCATCGGTAATATTGTTGGCTCAAACTTATTTAACATTTTAGCGGTACTTGCACTCCCCGGCCTCATTGCACCTGGCGAAGTCGATGCAGCGGCAAGTACACGAGATTTCTACATGGTACTTGCAACGAGCAGTGCACTTGCAATACTGATCTTATTGACCGGACGCGCACGGCAATTAAAACCGTGGCACGGCATCGTACTACTGATTACATTTGTTGCATACCAAGCGTTACTTTTCCTATCTTGA
- a CDS encoding ATP-binding cassette domain-containing protein produces the protein MTQKHNSLVEIQNMAFSRGSHVIYEDISLSIPTGKVTAIMGPSGIGKTTLLKLIGGQLTPDRGKVLFDGTDVHQCNRNELFALRKRMSMLFQSGALFSDINVFDNVAFALREHSGLPEAIIRRIVLMKLEAVGLRGAAKLMPTELSGGMQRRAALARAIALEPEIILYDEPFAGQDPISMGVLVKLIRELSDALNLTSVVVSHDVDEVLGIADYVYVLADKRIIAHGTPDELRLADNPQLKQFIGGEPDGPVPFHYPAPDYKKELLSGLD, from the coding sequence ATGACTCAAAAGCATAACTCATTGGTCGAAATCCAGAATATGGCCTTTAGCCGAGGTTCTCATGTCATTTACGAGGACATCAGCCTGTCAATCCCGACCGGCAAGGTGACTGCGATTATGGGACCAAGCGGTATCGGTAAGACAACCTTACTAAAACTTATTGGGGGTCAACTTACGCCAGATAGAGGCAAAGTACTATTTGATGGTACTGATGTGCATCAATGCAATCGTAATGAGCTGTTTGCACTGCGAAAGCGTATGAGCATGCTTTTTCAAAGCGGCGCACTCTTCAGCGATATTAATGTATTCGATAACGTCGCTTTTGCACTGAGAGAGCACTCCGGTCTGCCTGAAGCTATCATCCGTCGTATTGTATTGATGAAACTAGAAGCCGTTGGGCTGCGCGGCGCAGCGAAGTTAATGCCAACCGAGTTATCGGGTGGTATGCAGCGTAGAGCTGCATTGGCTCGTGCAATTGCCTTAGAGCCTGAAATTATCCTGTATGATGAGCCCTTTGCTGGACAGGACCCGATCTCCATGGGGGTGTTAGTTAAGCTTATTCGTGAACTGTCCGATGCGCTTAATCTTACTTCTGTGGTGGTATCTCATGATGTAGATGAGGTGTTAGGTATTGCTGATTATGTTTATGTATTGGCAGATAAAAGAATTATTGCCCATGGTACACCTGATGAGCTTCGCTTAGCTGATAATCCGCAATTGAAACAGTTTATAGGTGGTGAACCAGACGGACCTGTGCCGTTTCATTACCCTGCGCCTGATTATAAAAAGGAGTTGTTAAGTGGGCTTGACTGA
- the mlaE gene encoding lipid asymmetry maintenance ABC transporter permease subunit MlaE, translating into MGLTEQIAKLGRSAIELVTGLGRAGLMLWGAIAHRPRLKKGLPLLTKQLYVIGVQSMVIILVSGLFIGMVLALQGYNILVGFGTEESLGPMVALSLLRELGPVVTALLFAGRAGSALTAELALMKSTEQLSSLEMMAVDPLRQIIAPRFWAGVISLPLLALMFTAIGIYGGHIVGVEWKGIDSGAFWSILQSSVEWRQDIVNCMIKSLLFAVVVTWIALYRGYHVIPNPEGISRATTQTVVQSSLAVLALDFLLTAMMFGN; encoded by the coding sequence GTGGGCTTGACTGAACAAATTGCTAAATTGGGTCGCAGTGCTATTGAGTTAGTGACTGGACTTGGCAGAGCGGGATTAATGCTTTGGGGAGCTATCGCGCATCGTCCAAGATTGAAGAAAGGCCTGCCATTACTAACAAAGCAACTGTATGTCATTGGCGTGCAATCAATGGTGATCATTTTAGTCTCCGGACTATTTATTGGCATGGTACTAGCCCTACAGGGCTATAATATTCTAGTAGGGTTTGGTACTGAAGAGAGCTTGGGCCCGATGGTCGCCTTGAGTTTATTACGAGAATTAGGCCCTGTGGTTACGGCATTACTGTTTGCTGGGCGGGCAGGTTCAGCGCTAACTGCTGAGCTCGCCTTAATGAAGAGTACCGAACAGTTATCAAGCTTAGAGATGATGGCGGTCGATCCATTAAGGCAGATTATTGCACCGCGGTTTTGGGCTGGAGTGATTAGCTTGCCGCTTTTAGCATTAATGTTCACTGCAATTGGTATCTATGGTGGCCATATTGTTGGCGTGGAGTGGAAGGGCATTGATAGTGGTGCCTTTTGGTCAATTTTGCAGTCATCTGTAGAGTGGCGACAAGATATTGTTAACTGCATGATTAAGAGTTTATTGTTTGCCGTTGTGGTCACCTGGATTGCACTTTATCGTGGCTATCATGTCATTCCTAATCCTGAAGGGATCAGCCGAGCAACAACCCAAACTGTAGTGCAGTCGAGCCTCGCGGTATTGGCGTTAGATTTTCTATTAACAGCGATGATGTTTGGTAACTAG
- the mlaD gene encoding outer membrane lipid asymmetry maintenance protein MlaD, whose translation MLTRKIEVLVGLFLLSGLAAFLILVFNVANVEVKTGENSYTLHAKFDNIGGLKVRSPVKVGGVVVGRVSAIELDPERLVPVVSLSMDKQYKYFPETSSLSILTSGLLGEQFLGLSPGFMDDDIEMLVDGDSIDDTHSALVLEELIGQFLYSAGTKD comes from the coding sequence ATGTTGACACGGAAGATTGAGGTTTTAGTCGGTCTATTTTTATTGTCAGGGTTGGCTGCATTTTTGATTTTGGTTTTTAACGTTGCGAATGTCGAAGTGAAGACGGGGGAAAATAGTTACACCTTGCATGCAAAATTCGACAACATTGGTGGTTTGAAAGTACGTTCTCCGGTTAAGGTCGGTGGTGTTGTTGTCGGGCGTGTTAGTGCAATTGAATTGGATCCTGAAAGGTTGGTTCCGGTTGTAAGCTTATCGATGGATAAGCAATACAAGTATTTCCCAGAAACCAGTAGTTTATCTATTTTGACCTCAGGCTTATTGGGTGAACAGTTTTTAGGGTTATCTCCAGGGTTTATGGACGATGATATTGAGATGTTAGTTGATGGCGACAGTATTGATGATACTCATTCCGCCTTGGTACTTGAGGAGTTGATTGGTCAATTTCTTTATAGTGCTGGCACTAAGGATTAG
- a CDS encoding MlaC/ttg2D family ABC transporter substrate-binding protein, giving the protein MFNKFFRGLVLVSTVVLSFIAQAADNAADIEIDRTNPYALVEAVSQKTFARFNQDKQLIADNPDHLKVIVTEELMPYIDYKYASYKVLGQYLRDTTKDERARFVDAFRGYLISTYAQAFTEYTDQTVEFSPARDFAGEKMVNVNVRIIDKGRPDISLQFKARRLKDGTWKAFDLVAEGVSLLSSKKSEITNLVRQKGIESVIEMLIERTETHIDLSANEQAN; this is encoded by the coding sequence ATGTTTAACAAATTTTTTCGTGGGCTAGTGTTGGTATCAACAGTTGTATTGAGCTTTATCGCTCAAGCGGCAGACAACGCCGCAGATATTGAAATAGATAGAACCAACCCTTACGCACTAGTGGAAGCCGTTTCTCAAAAAACTTTTGCCCGTTTCAATCAAGATAAGCAGTTGATTGCGGATAATCCTGATCATCTTAAAGTTATCGTGACCGAAGAATTAATGCCGTATATTGATTATAAATATGCGTCTTATAAAGTACTGGGCCAATACCTGCGTGACACTACAAAAGATGAGCGAGCACGCTTTGTCGATGCTTTTCGCGGTTACTTAATCTCAACCTATGCTCAGGCATTTACTGAATATACCGATCAAACTGTGGAGTTTAGCCCTGCTAGGGACTTTGCTGGTGAGAAAATGGTTAATGTTAATGTTAGGATTATAGATAAAGGGCGTCCTGATATTAGCTTACAGTTTAAGGCTCGACGTTTAAAAGATGGCACCTGGAAGGCATTTGACCTGGTGGCAGAGGGTGTAAGTTTATTGTCTTCTAAAAAATCAGAGATCACCAATTTGGTACGCCAAAAAGGCATAGAGTCTGTAATAGAAATGCTGATTGAGCGCACCGAGACTCATATTGATTTAAGTGCGAATGAGCAGGCGAACTAG
- a CDS encoding STAS domain-containing protein produces MASFQQQGIICAISGCLDQQAVISLWNDRHCLLDVDTAFLQLSDIEYCDSAGVAFLLELVSIFAAKGASLKLVSASEQLKKFIVLYDLNDFFIEEAQ; encoded by the coding sequence GTGGCTAGCTTTCAACAGCAAGGTATAATTTGTGCGATTAGTGGCTGCCTAGATCAGCAAGCCGTAATCAGTCTATGGAATGACAGACATTGCTTATTAGATGTAGATACTGCATTTTTGCAGTTATCGGACATTGAATATTGCGACAGTGCCGGAGTGGCATTTTTACTCGAATTAGTCAGCATCTTTGCTGCCAAAGGCGCCAGTTTAAAACTGGTTTCTGCTTCAGAGCAGCTTAAGAAATTTATCGTATTATATGATTTAAACGACTTCTTTATTGAAGAAGCACAGTAA
- a CDS encoding BolA family protein produces MECKDIEAILLEALSLDEVKVTQEGTHYKIVAVGECFDGMGRVKQQQTIYGPLMAHITSGELHAITINAFTPTQWKREKVFNM; encoded by the coding sequence ATGGAATGTAAAGATATAGAAGCTATCCTGTTAGAAGCATTATCGCTAGACGAAGTTAAGGTAACTCAAGAAGGTACTCACTACAAAATCGTCGCGGTCGGTGAATGTTTCGACGGTATGGGGCGCGTAAAGCAGCAACAAACTATTTATGGTCCATTAATGGCTCACATTACCAGCGGTGAGTTACACGCAATTACGATTAATGCTTTCACGCCGACCCAATGGAAGCGTGAAAAAGTGTTTAATATGTAA
- the murA gene encoding UDP-N-acetylglucosamine 1-carboxyvinyltransferase — protein MDKLKIEASGALAGDVVISGAKNAALPILMAGVLAETDFNVSNVPSLRDVNTSCELLRCLGAEVTRSGDDKVCISTTNLNEFCAPYELVKTMRASILILGPLLARYGKADVSLPGGCAIGARPVNLHLQGLEQMGAKIEVKEGYIKARVDGRLKGAHIFMDMISVGATENLLMAAALADGETVIENAAREPEVVDLANCLIAMGAKIEGAGTDTVRIQGVESLQGCDYQVMPDRIETGSFLVAAAVTRGKIRCIKADPKSLEAVLAKLEDAGASITTGDDWIELDMQGQRPKAVNIKTVAYPGFPTDMQAQFCVLNALAEGTATITETIFENRFMHVPELSRMGATMELEGNTCIIHGIEKLNGAQVMATDLRASASLVIAGLVADGTTTVDRIYHLDRGYEHIEDKFKGLGGDVKRVK, from the coding sequence GTGGATAAATTAAAAATTGAAGCAAGCGGTGCGCTTGCAGGCGACGTTGTTATTTCAGGCGCGAAGAACGCCGCTCTGCCAATCCTTATGGCAGGTGTGTTAGCTGAAACTGATTTCAACGTATCGAATGTGCCTAGCCTTAGGGATGTTAATACTAGTTGTGAACTTTTGCGCTGCTTAGGGGCTGAAGTCACTCGCTCTGGTGATGATAAAGTTTGCATTTCAACCACTAACCTTAATGAGTTTTGTGCACCCTATGAGTTAGTTAAGACCATGCGTGCATCGATACTTATTTTGGGGCCTCTACTTGCCCGTTATGGTAAGGCTGATGTATCACTGCCTGGTGGCTGTGCAATTGGTGCTCGACCGGTGAATCTGCACTTGCAGGGGCTTGAGCAAATGGGCGCCAAGATAGAAGTCAAAGAGGGCTACATTAAAGCTCGCGTTGATGGTCGGCTAAAAGGTGCGCATATCTTTATGGATATGATAAGCGTTGGTGCAACTGAGAATCTACTCATGGCAGCAGCATTAGCTGATGGTGAAACTGTCATTGAGAATGCAGCTCGTGAGCCTGAAGTTGTCGATTTAGCCAATTGCTTAATTGCAATGGGCGCTAAGATCGAGGGTGCAGGAACTGATACGGTTCGTATTCAAGGGGTTGAATCATTGCAAGGTTGTGACTACCAAGTGATGCCAGACAGAATTGAAACCGGTAGTTTCCTTGTTGCTGCAGCGGTGACTCGTGGCAAAATTCGTTGTATTAAAGCTGATCCCAAGTCTCTGGAAGCGGTGTTGGCTAAGCTTGAAGACGCGGGGGCGAGCATTACCACTGGGGATGATTGGATTGAACTGGACATGCAAGGCCAGCGTCCAAAAGCGGTCAATATCAAGACTGTAGCTTATCCTGGTTTTCCAACTGACATGCAGGCACAATTTTGTGTGCTAAATGCATTGGCAGAAGGCACTGCGACGATTACCGAAACGATTTTCGAGAACCGCTTCATGCACGTTCCTGAGTTGAGCCGTATGGGGGCGACGATGGAGCTAGAGGGGAATACTTGTATTATTCACGGCATTGAAAAGCTTAATGGTGCACAAGTGATGGCGACGGATCTGCGTGCTTCTGCCAGCTTGGTGATAGCAGGTTTGGTCGCAGATGGTACAACAACTGTTGACCGCATATACCATTTAGACCGTGGTTATGAACATATCGAAGATAAGTTTAAAGGGCTCGGCGGCGACGTAAAGCGAGTAAAATGA
- a CDS encoding sensor histidine kinase: MPVFIIFNIYLFYGLVFFSIGCAVVFRNFRSSQLKVAPTLWALAAFGFTHAFHEWSELYLIIFSDHIAEHYQLLTLWLCLAKLLFSYLALLVFAWQILSITTRRVALVGHSLLLAIIASYLWLLIPDLHDLAVNQTGFIEASQYTRVLIGFGSASLAGIGMAIYGNSLRQEKHNYGLYFVISGAGLLIYGVLSGLVPTDFHHSVPVLRTLAGALILVALFKALKVFDLEKEQATEAKLTRAIEADKYKAIGQLAMGVAHEINNPLASSTLALDLWERKNADCCETDNNYLHRARLGIERASAISKELLSYARPASGKKSFVAISDVLNSAVQLLSHRTKHHKIEIDCGNHIVMYAEKIKLEELFINLICNAIDASDENSSVIITAMQEQTKVIVQIEDFGCGMSEAELNKATELFYSTKPVGKGTGLGLAICEHITSLHNGKMHIVSRENFGTCVELTFYREHYS, encoded by the coding sequence ATGCCAGTATTTATCATTTTCAATATCTACCTCTTCTACGGTCTCGTGTTCTTCTCGATTGGCTGTGCCGTAGTGTTTCGAAACTTCAGATCTAGTCAACTGAAAGTAGCGCCGACTCTGTGGGCATTAGCTGCGTTTGGTTTTACCCATGCTTTCCATGAATGGTCAGAACTCTATTTGATCATTTTTTCAGATCATATAGCCGAGCATTACCAGCTATTAACTCTGTGGCTTTGCTTAGCTAAGTTACTGTTCTCCTATTTGGCTTTACTGGTGTTTGCTTGGCAAATACTCAGTATTACGACGCGGCGGGTTGCACTGGTGGGCCATAGTCTACTACTTGCGATTATAGCCAGTTATCTATGGTTACTCATTCCCGATCTGCATGATTTAGCGGTTAACCAAACGGGTTTTATTGAAGCGAGCCAATATACCCGTGTGCTCATAGGCTTTGGTAGTGCTTCTTTAGCGGGGATTGGTATGGCGATTTATGGCAATAGCTTACGGCAAGAGAAGCATAACTATGGCCTTTATTTCGTGATTAGTGGAGCTGGGCTACTTATTTATGGTGTGTTATCAGGTCTCGTTCCGACAGATTTTCATCATAGTGTTCCAGTATTACGAACCTTGGCCGGAGCATTGATTCTTGTGGCACTGTTTAAGGCGCTTAAAGTGTTTGATTTAGAAAAAGAGCAAGCAACGGAGGCGAAGCTGACCCGAGCTATTGAAGCTGACAAATATAAAGCGATAGGGCAGTTAGCCATGGGGGTTGCGCACGAGATCAATAACCCACTGGCTTCTTCTACATTGGCTCTTGATCTATGGGAGCGAAAAAATGCAGATTGCTGTGAGACAGATAATAACTATCTACATCGAGCTCGGTTAGGGATCGAGCGCGCCTCAGCAATTAGTAAAGAGCTATTGAGCTATGCAAGGCCGGCATCAGGAAAGAAAAGTTTTGTGGCCATTAGTGATGTACTTAACTCGGCTGTGCAACTGCTGTCCCACCGTACGAAACATCATAAAATTGAGATTGACTGCGGCAATCATATTGTTATGTATGCTGAAAAAATTAAATTGGAAGAGTTGTTCATTAATTTGATTTGCAATGCAATCGATGCTTCCGATGAAAACAGCTCTGTCATCATTACAGCTATGCAGGAACAAACCAAAGTGATTGTCCAGATTGAAGATTTTGGCTGCGGCATGTCTGAAGCTGAGCTAAATAAGGCCACTGAATTGTTTTATTCTACTAAACCCGTCGGTAAAGGAACTGGATTAGGCTTGGCTATTTGTGAGCATATAACGTCGTTACATAATGGAAAAATGCACATTGTGAGCCGTGAGAATTTCGGTACGTGTGTCGAATTGACTTTTTATCGGGAGCACTACTCATGA
- a CDS encoding response regulator has product MISILLAEDDVELSRNMVEILELEGFAVTAVTSAEEAIEVSGQRHFDIALLDLLMSGMTGVEAISNLRQNQPFIAVIIITAYATVDTAVDAMKKGADSVITKPFKSQELIVTIRRSLTEKQLLKSRADLDPDLVYSALANPNRRKALRVLAIHKELKFMDLCRLVEIDDHTKFNFHLRQLKKAGLVMQNEKKIYILTNTGQFVLQHYNLSED; this is encoded by the coding sequence ATGATCTCTATTTTATTGGCTGAAGATGATGTTGAATTGAGCCGCAATATGGTGGAGATCCTCGAGTTAGAAGGTTTTGCTGTTACCGCGGTAACAAGTGCTGAAGAGGCGATTGAAGTGAGTGGCCAGCGCCATTTTGACATTGCGCTTTTGGACTTACTCATGTCGGGAATGACAGGTGTAGAAGCGATATCGAATCTGCGGCAAAACCAGCCCTTTATTGCAGTGATCATCATTACGGCATATGCCACTGTTGATACTGCGGTGGACGCGATGAAGAAAGGCGCTGACAGTGTAATCACTAAGCCTTTTAAAAGTCAGGAGCTTATCGTTACTATTCGGCGCAGTTTAACTGAGAAACAGCTACTTAAGAGCCGTGCTGATCTGGATCCTGACCTTGTCTACAGTGCGTTGGCAAATCCAAATAGAAGAAAAGCGCTGAGAGTACTAGCAATACATAAAGAGCTTAAGTTTATGGATCTATGTCGTTTAGTTGAAATAGACGATCACACCAAGTTTAACTTCCACTTACGTCAGTTAAAAAAAGCGGGCTTAGTGATGCAAAATGAGAAGAAGATCTACATTTTGACAAATACTGGTCAATTTGTTTTACAGCATTACAACTTATCGGAAGATTAA
- a CDS encoding Ig-like domain-containing protein, translating into MNAQIPCKKLLLASMITMLVACGSDNDDTTPPVENTPPVAVADAANVLASEVVTIDVLANDTDADGDTLSIVSVDSDSAVIKDGKVDFTAGSDAGEVKFNYTITDGTDEASAEVTVTVEAQPEPEPLSYVGSAACAGCHSGKHESFAKTGHNFKIQKVSNGEEPTFPYTPKETITGSIDLLQFAGPDGDGTTNNALGAPTSYDDVTYVVGGYHWKMRWLDAEGYIVTGNNVQYNIRNSDGTLNVPDNHFDDPDVMGDYKASEMNYQYKCGNCHTTGWKRTTTEDGDTRNPDRQDDLPGMGGTFAEQGVQCEACHGAGSEHIAAPSKENITKIAIARTTEDFLAEDMGYGKAVTCAECHTRDGEKDYPTFVSAYNVAYPDGSKVGGRIISSGGLSKHHQTGDEILGVVPEDHGDYKAGDEIGPKSGMACTTCHDSHKSTLNQDSDDGLHTGAVKECTSCHTGEYAKEFAENTHAAAPHAAAECTTCHMPKLAKSAVTHLGRDGTTKFGDVKSHLFNIDLDPNAKQFTEDGKFQMPWSTAQFSCGECHADYADRAAALPKIHK; encoded by the coding sequence ATGAACGCACAAATTCCATGTAAAAAATTACTATTAGCCAGTATGATCACCATGCTGGTCGCCTGTGGTAGCGATAATGATGATACCACTCCCCCGGTAGAGAATACCCCGCCAGTCGCCGTTGCTGATGCTGCAAATGTTCTTGCTTCTGAAGTGGTTACTATCGATGTTTTAGCAAACGATACAGATGCTGACGGCGATACTTTATCAATTGTTTCGGTTGATTCTGATAGTGCCGTTATAAAAGATGGCAAAGTTGACTTTACCGCCGGTAGTGATGCCGGTGAAGTGAAGTTTAATTACACTATTACTGACGGCACTGATGAAGCCTCGGCTGAAGTAACGGTTACCGTTGAAGCACAACCTGAGCCTGAGCCACTAAGCTATGTTGGTTCAGCGGCTTGTGCTGGCTGTCATAGTGGCAAGCACGAATCGTTCGCTAAGACGGGTCACAACTTTAAGATCCAAAAAGTGAGCAACGGTGAAGAGCCGACTTTCCCTTATACGCCAAAAGAGACCATTACAGGCTCAATTGATCTGCTGCAGTTTGCCGGTCCAGACGGTGACGGTACCACTAATAACGCCCTAGGCGCACCAACCAGTTATGATGATGTGACTTACGTTGTCGGTGGCTACCATTGGAAAATGCGTTGGTTGGATGCCGAAGGTTATATTGTTACCGGTAATAATGTGCAATACAATATTCGCAATAGCGATGGCACTCTTAACGTACCAGACAATCACTTTGATGATCCTGACGTGATGGGCGATTATAAAGCCAGTGAGATGAACTACCAATATAAGTGTGGTAACTGTCACACTACAGGTTGGAAGCGCACCACAACTGAAGATGGCGACACTAGAAACCCTGACCGTCAAGACGACTTGCCTGGAATGGGTGGCACCTTTGCTGAGCAAGGCGTGCAGTGTGAAGCATGTCATGGTGCTGGAAGTGAGCATATCGCTGCACCATCAAAAGAGAATATCACTAAGATAGCAATTGCACGTACTACTGAAGACTTCTTAGCGGAAGACATGGGTTATGGTAAAGCGGTAACTTGTGCTGAGTGTCATACTCGTGACGGTGAGAAGGACTACCCAACTTTTGTTAGTGCTTACAATGTTGCCTACCCTGATGGTAGCAAAGTCGGTGGTCGTATTATCTCTAGCGGTGGCTTATCTAAGCATCATCAGACTGGCGATGAAATATTGGGTGTAGTACCAGAAGATCATGGCGACTATAAAGCGGGTGATGAAATTGGTCCTAAGAGTGGTATGGCGTGTACCACCTGTCACGATTCACACAAATCGACCTTGAACCAAGACAGTGATGACGGCCTACACACTGGTGCAGTGAAAGAGTGTACGTCATGTCATACTGGTGAATACGCCAAGGAATTTGCTGAGAATACGCATGCCGCTGCTCCCCATGCTGCAGCTGAATGTACCACTTGTCATATGCCTAAACTGGCTAAGAGTGCTGTCACGCACCTAGGTAGAGATGGTACTACTAAGTTTGGCGATGTGAAATCTCACTTGTTCAACATTGACTTGGATCCAAATGCTAAGCAGTTTACCGAGGATGGTAAGTTCCAAATGCCTTGGTCCACAGCGCAGTTCTCATGTGGTGAATGTCATGCTGATTATGCTGATAGAGCAGCAGCATTACCTAAAATCCATAAGTAA
- the degS gene encoding outer membrane-stress sensor serine endopeptidase DegS, protein MMIKDTLIYVSKAIAFGLIMAAVIIIVMPFITGQSLTNGLFNRAVTSSNELSFATAVRRAAPAVVNIYSLSIDQRKPLKPSSLQGLGSGVIMSKEGYILTNYHVIKQADEIVVALQDGRKFTSEVVGSDPETDLAVLKIEGDNLPLVPLELDVPARVGDVVLAIGNPYNLGQTITQGIISATGRNGLSSGYLDFLQTDAAINAGNSGGALIDTTGQLVGINTAAFQIGNESGTHGISFAIPIKLAHSIMGKLIQDGRVIRGALGIGGEAVGPVMAQILNIPDLTGVLITSIDPVGPAARAKLKKRDVITHYEGEAIPGVAMLMDRIAETTPGKEVKLTIIREGKSYDVPVVIAEKPVHYN, encoded by the coding sequence ATGATGATTAAAGACACTCTTATATATGTCAGTAAAGCCATAGCGTTTGGCCTTATCATGGCTGCAGTTATCATTATTGTGATGCCTTTTATTACCGGGCAAAGCCTCACCAATGGTTTATTTAATCGTGCGGTGACCAGTAGCAACGAACTCTCTTTTGCCACTGCAGTGCGCAGAGCTGCTCCAGCAGTAGTCAATATTTATAGCCTCAGCATAGACCAAAGAAAACCCCTTAAACCGAGTTCACTGCAAGGACTGGGCTCAGGCGTGATAATGAGTAAAGAGGGTTACATACTGACTAACTATCATGTCATCAAGCAAGCAGATGAGATCGTGGTAGCCCTACAAGATGGCAGAAAGTTTACCTCTGAAGTGGTGGGTAGCGATCCTGAAACCGACTTAGCCGTTTTAAAAATTGAAGGTGACAATTTACCTTTGGTGCCACTTGAACTCGATGTCCCCGCTAGAGTTGGCGATGTAGTGCTTGCAATTGGTAACCCATACAACCTAGGCCAGACTATTACCCAAGGTATTATCAGCGCGACGGGTCGAAACGGACTGAGCTCTGGCTATCTTGATTTTCTGCAAACTGATGCGGCGATTAATGCAGGCAACTCCGGCGGAGCGCTGATAGATACCACAGGGCAGCTAGTTGGGATCAATACAGCTGCTTTCCAGATAGGTAATGAAAGTGGTACCCATGGTATTAGTTTTGCTATCCCGATTAAACTGGCCCACAGCATTATGGGTAAGCTAATTCAAGATGGTCGCGTTATTCGTGGTGCCTTAGGAATTGGTGGAGAAGCCGTTGGCCCTGTTATGGCGCAAATCCTAAATATACCCGACCTGACTGGTGTACTCATTACCAGTATTGATCCCGTCGGGCCAGCTGCAAGAGCAAAGCTCAAAAAGCGTGATGTTATTACTCATTATGAAGGTGAAGCAATACCTGGTGTAGCGATGCTGATGGATAGAATAGCCGAAACAACGCCAGGTAAAGAAGTTAAGCTTACAATCATCCGTGAAGGAAAATCTTATGATGTACCAGTAGTCATCGCAGAGAAGCCTGTTCACTATAATTAG